A region from the Sulfurospirillum oryzae genome encodes:
- a CDS encoding NADH:flavin oxidoreductase/NADH oxidase, whose product MSLLLSPYEQGKIHLKNKVVMPPMCMYKAKEDGEVTPFHLTHYTARAIGGVGLIIVEATAVEPRGRISDNDIGLWDDAHIEGHQKLVTLAHSYGTKMAVQLAHAGRKSICKETTPVAPSPLLFSETGGYKRPHELSLEEIAEIKTHFVEAAGRAHQAGYDMLELHAAHGYLLCEFLSPLTNQRCDRYGGSLENRCALVVEIAEAIVHATPLPLIVRISADEWMSEGWNVTDSIKLSKALQNVGVTIIHVSAGGNHEKQTHIPSIVPLYQAGYAKTIRENVGIPTIAVGLITTAKEGEKLLKEGFCDLVAYGRELLRNPNFIYYAAKEQGLKELIEVSYSRAF is encoded by the coding sequence AAAACAAGGTGGTTATGCCTCCCATGTGCATGTATAAAGCCAAAGAGGATGGGGAAGTGACTCCTTTTCACCTCACCCATTATACGGCACGCGCGATTGGCGGAGTAGGTCTCATTATTGTCGAAGCAACAGCAGTTGAACCTCGTGGACGCATCAGCGACAATGACATTGGTCTTTGGGACGATGCGCACATCGAGGGTCATCAAAAGCTCGTAACATTGGCTCATTCTTATGGCACGAAAATGGCGGTGCAACTTGCCCATGCGGGGCGAAAAAGCATTTGCAAAGAGACAACACCCGTCGCTCCTAGTCCGCTTTTATTTAGTGAAACAGGAGGTTATAAACGCCCGCATGAACTGAGCCTTGAAGAGATAGCGGAGATTAAAACGCACTTTGTTGAAGCGGCAGGTCGTGCGCACCAAGCAGGATACGATATGCTTGAATTGCATGCGGCGCATGGTTATCTGCTCTGTGAATTTTTATCGCCACTAACCAATCAGCGATGTGACCGCTATGGTGGAAGTTTGGAAAACCGATGTGCCCTTGTTGTTGAAATTGCAGAAGCGATTGTCCATGCGACTCCTTTACCCCTCATTGTACGTATCAGTGCGGATGAATGGATGAGTGAGGGCTGGAATGTAACCGATTCTATTAAACTCTCCAAAGCACTTCAAAACGTAGGTGTTACCATAATCCACGTCTCAGCAGGTGGAAACCATGAAAAACAGACGCATATACCGTCTATTGTTCCTCTTTACCAAGCAGGTTATGCCAAAACTATTCGTGAAAATGTTGGCATCCCAACGATTGCTGTGGGACTTATTACAACAGCTAAAGAAGGCGAGAAACTTTTAAAAGAAGGATTTTGTGACCTTGTAGCGTATGGAAGAGAGCTTCTTCGAAATCCAAACTTTATCTACTATGCCGCCAAAGAACAAGGCTTAAAAGAGCTTATTGAAGTCTCATACAGTAGGGCTTTTTGA